One Streptococcus sp. zg-86 DNA window includes the following coding sequences:
- a CDS encoding ABC transporter ATP-binding protein — protein sequence MKRLIFPTNHTGRVLFFFGILTALASTISYVFIPESIRTIVDNHQFDLHKISFIGILLVLNLTLSFLSSLFTVHYAEAQITALRQKALEAILSNKLTFFKEHLSGELSGQMISNTENIRVFLSQTLTEALSSLLLICLSFIMLFRLDVQLTLVMFAGLIILIALLAPIALIGGKYTKQKQESLATLSGFLIEIFQNIKLIKLNQIQEAISQRYQEKNNHIYRHSIKLGLVEAFIKPLMTLLVICIIGLLFAYGGYRVATSTLTTGTLISFLVYLFQLLSPFSAIGQFGAQLQKTKENLELIEQYIQAPKEENGSIICTPDSLYHLSTSNLSFSYGEENILSDITFEIHKGEKVALVGPSGAGKSTIIDIITKLYTDYSGDITLNHVSLREIDTRFLRQHLSLVTQENQLFSGTILENLTLGLTEEISEQELKKALDCVNLTSEIEEFKDGLNTILGENGAGLSGGQKQRLQIARAMLRKADFYIFDEAIANLDIESEEKVLHYIKHSLQDKLLIFITHKLSTITSVDKIIFLDQGSVTGIGTHDELMNSHKKYREYIEKQEKNSL from the coding sequence ATGAAACGTCTAATTTTCCCAACAAATCACACTGGTCGAGTATTATTCTTTTTCGGAATACTTACTGCCCTAGCATCAACTATTTCTTATGTCTTTATCCCCGAATCTATTCGAACCATAGTTGATAATCACCAATTCGATTTGCATAAAATTAGCTTTATTGGAATCTTACTGGTATTGAACTTAACGCTTTCTTTTTTGTCCTCTTTATTTACTGTACATTATGCCGAAGCTCAAATTACAGCTCTAAGACAAAAGGCTCTTGAAGCAATCTTGTCAAATAAATTGACTTTTTTCAAAGAACATCTAAGTGGTGAATTAAGCGGTCAGATGATTTCTAATACGGAAAATATTCGTGTTTTTCTGAGCCAAACATTAACCGAAGCACTTTCTTCTCTCCTACTAATCTGCTTATCATTTATTATGCTATTTCGCCTAGATGTGCAACTAACACTTGTTATGTTTGCCGGCCTCATTATTTTAATCGCTCTCCTAGCACCTATTGCTCTCATTGGTGGAAAATATACAAAACAAAAGCAAGAAAGTTTGGCAACTCTCTCTGGTTTTCTCATTGAAATCTTCCAAAATATCAAGCTCATTAAACTGAATCAAATCCAAGAAGCAATTAGTCAACGCTACCAAGAAAAAAATAACCATATCTATCGCCACTCAATTAAATTAGGACTTGTAGAAGCCTTCATAAAACCTCTCATGACCTTACTGGTTATCTGCATCATTGGACTTTTATTTGCATATGGTGGTTATCGAGTGGCTACTTCAACTCTGACAACTGGAACCTTAATTTCATTCCTAGTTTATCTGTTTCAGCTTCTCTCTCCCTTCAGTGCTATCGGACAGTTTGGAGCTCAGCTACAAAAAACAAAGGAAAACTTAGAACTTATTGAGCAATATATACAGGCTCCTAAAGAAGAAAATGGGTCTATCATCTGCACTCCTGATTCCCTCTATCATCTCAGCACCTCTAACCTATCTTTCTCTTATGGAGAAGAAAATATCCTTTCTGATATTACCTTTGAAATACATAAAGGTGAAAAAGTCGCTCTTGTAGGCCCCTCTGGTGCCGGAAAATCGACTATTATTGATATTATTACTAAATTATATACTGATTACAGCGGAGATATTACCCTCAATCATGTTTCTCTCCGAGAAATAGATACCCGTTTCTTACGACAACATCTCTCATTAGTTACTCAAGAAAATCAACTCTTCTCAGGCACTATTTTAGAAAATCTCACTCTCGGATTGACAGAAGAAATAAGTGAACAAGAACTGAAGAAAGCCCTAGATTGTGTCAATCTGACTTCAGAAATCGAAGAGTTCAAGGACGGGTTAAACACCATTTTAGGAGAAAATGGGGCTGGCTTATCTGGGGGACAAAAACAACGGCTACAGATTGCTCGAGCTATGCTACGTAAGGCAGACTTCTATATTTTTGATGAAGCCATTGCAAATCTAGACATTGAATCTGAAGAAAAGGTCCTACATTATATTAAACATTCGTTGCAAGATAAATTACTCATCTTTATTACACATAAATTATCAACTATTACATCTGTTGATAAAATTATTTTCTTAGATCAAGGAAGTGTAACAGGAATCGGAACACACGACGAACTGATGAACTCCCATAAAAAATACCGTGAATACATTGAAAAACAGGAAAAGAACAGCCTTTAA
- a CDS encoding DUF6895 family protein — protein MKKAVLRSIEYIKKNINHFFVEELLQDDSDTQFKSFVELAFLYNLLSQRQIDLHHLEFIERFLKSKLSDTNQQGLLIKLVENNTHNLPGLLILEEFAQRKSLNIFKNYLTRLIEIEKIDSQIEKVPFRMMDLKYSISKIGLNDNLDSYNNLFHQTVLGKKLPRFYYTPNAMYSLTHTIFYISDLGSSYYLDNSPMDYVDLLTSLIGDRIIEKDLDILAELLLSVLFLKIDTDISEIIDYSIQFIIQNQNKNGSFPAPIEYQYNTDYEEFRNNYHTTLVCLGVLLCYQDKI, from the coding sequence ATGAAAAAAGCAGTATTAAGATCTATCGAATACATTAAAAAGAATATTAATCATTTCTTTGTAGAGGAACTACTACAAGATGATTCTGATACTCAATTTAAGTCTTTTGTTGAGTTAGCTTTTCTATACAATTTACTATCACAACGACAAATTGACCTGCACCACTTAGAGTTTATTGAGCGTTTTTTAAAAAGTAAACTAAGTGACACTAATCAACAGGGGCTACTGATTAAGTTAGTCGAAAACAATACTCACAATCTTCCTGGACTACTCATTTTAGAAGAATTTGCTCAGCGAAAATCTCTCAACATTTTCAAGAACTATTTAACCAGATTAATTGAAATCGAAAAAATTGATTCGCAAATAGAAAAGGTGCCCTTCAGAATGATGGATTTAAAATATTCTATCTCAAAAATAGGATTAAATGATAATCTAGATAGTTACAACAACCTTTTTCATCAAACTGTCCTAGGAAAAAAATTACCACGGTTTTACTATACTCCTAATGCAATGTATAGTTTGACTCATACCATTTTCTATATCAGTGATCTCGGTAGTAGCTATTATTTAGATAATTCCCCTATGGACTATGTTGACTTGCTAACCTCACTTATCGGAGATAGGATAATCGAAAAAGACTTAGATATACTAGCAGAGTTACTACTGTCTGTACTATTCTTAAAAATTGATACAGACATCTCTGAAATCATTGACTACTCTATACAATTTATTATCCAGAATCAAAATAAAAACGGTTCTTTCCCTGCTCCTATAGAATATCAATACAACACCGATTATGAAGAATTTCGGAACAACTACCACACTACACTTGTTTGTTTAGGAGTCTTACTATGTTATCAAGACAAAATTTAA
- the gdhA gene encoding NADP-specific glutamate dehydrogenase, giving the protein MTTAKDYIQQSFEAVKARNPHETEFLQAVEELFNTLEPVFEAHPEYITENILARIVEPERIISFRVPWTDKDGNVQVNRGYRVQFNSAVGPYKGGLRFHPTVNQSILKFLGFEQIFKNVLTGLPIGGGKGGSDFDPKGKTDAEIMRFCQSFMTELQKHIGPSLDVPAGDIGVGGREIGYMYGQYKRLRQFDAGVLTGKPLGFGGSLIRPEATGYGLVYFTDNMLQANGKSFNGQTVLVSGSGNVAQFAVQKATELGATVISVSDSNGYIIDETGIDFDLLCEIKNNRRARLTEYAAEKSTATYHEGSVWTYEGKADIALPCATQNEIDGAAAARLVKNGVYCVAEGANMPSNLEAIHTYQENGVLYGLAKAANAGGVAVSALEMSQNSLRLSWTAEEVDNRLKDIMANIFNTAKETAEKYNLGQDYLAGANIAAFEQIADAMIAQGLV; this is encoded by the coding sequence ATGACAACTGCAAAAGACTATATCCAGCAATCCTTTGAAGCTGTGAAAGCACGCAATCCGCATGAGACAGAATTTTTACAAGCCGTTGAAGAGTTATTCAACACGCTTGAGCCTGTCTTTGAAGCACACCCAGAATATATTACTGAAAATATCTTGGCTCGCATCGTTGAGCCTGAGCGCATTATCAGCTTCCGTGTACCATGGACAGATAAAGACGGAAATGTCCAGGTCAACCGTGGCTACCGCGTACAATTTAACTCAGCAGTTGGACCTTACAAAGGTGGTCTTCGCTTCCACCCAACTGTTAACCAGTCTATCTTGAAATTCCTTGGTTTTGAGCAAATCTTTAAAAATGTCTTGACAGGTCTGCCAATCGGCGGTGGTAAAGGTGGATCAGACTTTGATCCTAAAGGTAAGACTGATGCTGAAATCATGCGTTTCTGCCAAAGTTTCATGACAGAATTGCAAAAACATATCGGTCCTTCTCTTGATGTACCAGCTGGTGACATCGGTGTCGGTGGTCGTGAAATTGGTTACATGTACGGTCAATACAAACGTCTTCGCCAATTTGATGCAGGTGTCTTGACAGGTAAACCACTCGGTTTTGGTGGTAGCTTGATTCGTCCAGAAGCAACTGGTTACGGCCTTGTCTACTTCACTGACAATATGCTACAAGCAAATGGTAAATCCTTCAATGGTCAAACTGTCCTTGTTTCTGGTTCTGGAAACGTGGCACAATTTGCTGTTCAAAAAGCAACTGAACTCGGTGCAACTGTCATTTCTGTCTCTGATTCAAATGGTTATATCATCGATGAAACTGGAATCGACTTTGACCTTCTTTGCGAAATCAAAAATAACCGCCGCGCTCGTTTGACCGAATACGCTGCTGAAAAGTCAACTGCAACGTATCACGAAGGTTCTGTCTGGACCTACGAAGGAAAAGCAGATATTGCCCTTCCATGTGCCACTCAAAATGAGATTGACGGTGCAGCAGCTGCACGCCTTGTGAAAAATGGCGTCTACTGTGTAGCTGAAGGGGCGAATATGCCTTCGAACTTAGAAGCCATCCACACTTACCAAGAAAATGGTGTCCTTTATGGACTCGCAAAAGCTGCCAACGCTGGTGGGGTTGCCGTATCAGCGCTTGAAATGAGCCAAAACAGCCTCCGCCTTTCATGGACTGCCGAAGAAGTGGACAACCGCTTGAAAGACATCATGGCCAACATCTTCAACACTGCAAAAGAAACTGCTGAAAAATACAACCTCGGCCAAGACTACCTTGCTGGTGCCAACATCGCTGCCTTTGAACAAATCGCAGATGCTATGATTGCACAAGGTCTAGTATAA